Proteins encoded by one window of Lutibacter sp. A64:
- the nagB gene encoding glucosamine-6-phosphate deaminase yields the protein MLKSNIDKSTDFEKRFENIETKIFDNSIVASNAVALEIADLIRVKQAQKQPCILGLATGSSPKGLYAELVRLHKEEGLSFKNVITFNLDEYYPMEPDSVNSYVRFMKEHLFNHVDVLPENYHIPDGTLEKNEIAEYCAAYEAKIKSLGGLDLQILGIGGNGHIGFNESGSLQNSKTRLVALDHITRVAASKDFFGLSNTPRTAITLGVKKIMEAKRVILFAWGEGKSNIIREAVEGQVTNRVPASFLQEHNNATIVLDREASSKLTRVNTPWLVEKIVWTDKVIRKAVLGLAQKVSKPILMLTDTDYIENGLSDLLADLGPAYDINIKIFNDLQNTITGWPGGKPNSDDSKRPERAEPAKKRILIFSPHPDDDIISMGGTFIRLQNQGHEVHVAYQTSGNIAVTDSEALRYASFVCDYNEKFGIKSDEAAAIYKKAVNFLKNKKNSEVDIPEVRYIKGIIRKGEARATAHYIGLPDDQIHFMELPFYETGTIEKHPLGEEDVKLTMELIEKIKPHQLYAAGDLADPHGTHKVCLDAIFAAVKNLKSKKFMKDCWVWLYRGAWQEWGIDEIEMAVPMSPDQVLEKRHGIFKHQSQKDGVVFQGVDAREFWQRAEDRNEETADLYHELGMARYAAMEAFVRWRF from the coding sequence ATGTTAAAAAGTAATATTGATAAATCAACAGATTTTGAAAAAAGGTTTGAGAATATTGAAACTAAAATTTTTGATAATTCTATAGTAGCTTCTAATGCTGTTGCACTTGAAATTGCAGATTTAATTAGAGTAAAACAAGCTCAAAAACAACCTTGTATCTTAGGTTTAGCAACAGGGTCTTCACCTAAAGGTTTATATGCCGAATTGGTAAGGTTACATAAAGAAGAAGGATTAAGTTTTAAAAATGTAATCACTTTTAATTTAGATGAATACTACCCAATGGAACCAGATTCTGTAAATAGCTATGTTCGCTTTATGAAAGAACATCTATTTAATCATGTAGATGTACTTCCAGAAAATTACCATATACCAGATGGAACGCTAGAAAAAAATGAAATTGCTGAATATTGTGCAGCTTATGAAGCTAAAATTAAATCATTAGGAGGTCTTGATTTACAAATCTTAGGAATTGGTGGAAATGGACATATTGGTTTTAACGAATCTGGATCATTACAAAACTCCAAAACACGTTTAGTAGCTCTAGATCATATTACAAGAGTAGCTGCAAGTAAAGACTTTTTTGGTTTAAGCAATACTCCAAGAACAGCAATAACACTTGGTGTTAAAAAAATTATGGAGGCAAAACGCGTAATTTTATTTGCTTGGGGTGAAGGAAAATCAAATATAATAAGAGAAGCTGTTGAAGGTCAAGTAACAAACCGTGTGCCAGCATCATTTTTACAAGAACATAACAACGCAACAATTGTTCTAGATAGAGAAGCTTCTTCAAAATTAACCAGAGTAAATACACCTTGGTTGGTAGAAAAAATAGTTTGGACAGATAAAGTAATTCGTAAAGCGGTATTAGGATTGGCTCAAAAAGTTTCAAAACCAATATTAATGTTAACAGATACAGACTATATTGAAAATGGATTGAGTGATTTATTAGCAGATTTAGGTCCAGCTTACGATATCAATATCAAAATATTTAACGATTTACAAAATACAATTACTGGTTGGCCAGGTGGAAAACCAAACTCAGACGATAGTAAAAGACCAGAAAGAGCTGAACCAGCTAAAAAAAGAATCTTAATTTTTAGTCCACACCCAGATGATGATATTATTAGTATGGGAGGAACCTTTATTAGGTTACAAAATCAAGGACATGAAGTGCACGTTGCTTATCAAACTTCTGGAAATATTGCTGTAACAGATAGTGAGGCCTTAAGGTATGCAAGTTTTGTATGTGATTATAACGAGAAATTTGGTATTAAAAGTGATGAAGCAGCTGCTATTTATAAAAAGGCTGTTAACTTCTTAAAAAATAAAAAAAATAGTGAAGTAGATATTCCTGAAGTTAGATATATAAAAGGAATTATTCGTAAAGGAGAAGCAAGAGCAACTGCACATTATATTGGATTGCCAGATGATCAAATTCACTTTATGGAATTGCCTTTCTATGAAACAGGTACTATTGAAAAACACCCACTAGGAGAAGAAGATGTTAAGTTAACTATGGAGTTGATCGAAAAAATAAAACCTCATCAACTTTATGCTGCTGGAGATTTAGCAGATCCACACGGTACTCATAAAGTATGTTTAGATGCAATTTTTGCTGCGGTAAAAAATCTAAAATCTAAGAAATTTATGAAAGATTGTTGGGTTTGGTTATACCGTGGTGCTTGGCAAGAATGGGGAATTGATGAAATTGAAATGGCAGTTCCAATGAGCCCAGACCAAGTATTAGAAAAAAGACATGGTATTTTTAAACACCAATCTCAAAAAGATGGCGTTGTATTTCAAGGGGTAGATGCTAGAGAGTTTTGGCAACGTGCAGAAGATAGAAATGAAGAAACAGCCGATTTATACCACGAGTTAGGTATGGCAAGATATGCGGCTATGGAAGCATTTGTACGTTGGAGATTTTAA
- a CDS encoding sugar MFS transporter — translation MTQSSKNSTLVPILIIAGLFFIFGFVTWINGALIPFMKTINELTDAQSYLVASASYISFVVMALPASYILEKVGYRKGMSLGLFIMAIGALVFIPAAEARTYWVFLAGIFIQGVGMTILQTASNPYITILGPIESGAKRIAIMGIANKTAGALGSLIFGAILLAGIDEVKDKLGTASVEEKAHLLDTMADSVFMPYLIMAIVLFVLGILIRKAPLPHVEASPIEESESGETTKTSIFQFPHLWLGVLTLFVYVGAEVIAGDTIISYGISLGFTGEEAKFFTTYTLMAMVATYALGVFLIPKYLKQGTALKISASLGIIFSVCILFTTGFTSILFVAALGIANALVWPAVWPLTLEGLGKYTKTASALLVMAISGGAIIPPLYGRLVDASKHELITSGVNEAEAMATAATGSYWILIPCYALILYFALSGHKLGMKKK, via the coding sequence ATGACACAATCAAGCAAGAACAGCACCTTAGTCCCGATACTTATTATTGCAGGACTATTTTTTATTTTCGGATTTGTAACTTGGATTAATGGCGCATTAATTCCATTTATGAAAACCATTAACGAATTAACCGATGCGCAATCTTATTTAGTAGCCTCTGCCTCCTATATTTCTTTTGTAGTAATGGCATTACCAGCTTCTTATATTTTAGAAAAAGTTGGCTATAGAAAAGGAATGTCTTTAGGTTTATTTATTATGGCAATTGGAGCCTTGGTATTTATTCCAGCGGCAGAAGCAAGAACCTATTGGGTTTTCTTGGCAGGTATTTTTATTCAAGGAGTTGGTATGACAATCTTACAAACAGCTTCAAATCCATACATCACAATTCTAGGACCTATTGAAAGTGGTGCAAAAAGAATTGCCATTATGGGGATTGCAAATAAAACTGCAGGTGCTTTAGGTTCATTAATATTTGGAGCTATTTTATTAGCAGGAATAGATGAAGTAAAAGATAAATTAGGTACGGCTTCTGTAGAAGAAAAAGCACATTTATTAGATACTATGGCAGATAGTGTTTTTATGCCATATTTAATAATGGCAATAGTATTATTTGTATTGGGTATTTTAATTAGAAAAGCTCCTCTACCTCACGTGGAAGCATCTCCAATAGAAGAGAGTGAATCTGGAGAAACAACCAAAACAAGTATCTTTCAATTTCCACATTTATGGTTAGGTGTATTAACATTATTCGTTTATGTTGGTGCTGAGGTAATTGCTGGAGATACTATCATCTCTTATGGAATTTCTTTAGGATTTACGGGTGAAGAAGCAAAGTTCTTTACAACATATACATTAATGGCTATGGTAGCAACATATGCATTAGGTGTATTTTTAATTCCTAAATATTTAAAACAAGGTACGGCATTAAAAATAAGTGCAAGCTTAGGTATTATATTTAGTGTTTGTATTTTATTTACTACAGGATTTACATCTATTTTATTTGTAGCTGCATTAGGTATTGCCAATGCATTGGTATGGCCAGCAGTTTGGCCTTTAACTTTAGAAGGTTTAGGAAAATACACAAAAACAGCCTCCGCATTATTAGTTATGGCAATTTCTGGAGGCGCTATTATACCTCCATTATACGGTAGATTGGTAGATGCTAGTAAGCACGAATTAATTACAAGTGGTGTAAATGAAGCAGAAGCAATGGCAACAGCAGCTACGGGTAGCTATTGGATATTAATACCTTGCTATGCCTTAATACTATACTTTGCCTTATCCGGACATAAATTGGGAATGAAAAAGAAATAA
- a CDS encoding phosphotransferase enzyme family protein — translation MKLEHLQEAFNQFNHNSKFLSHSELASGHINDTYLVKTSAGINYVLQRINHGVFKNVPGLISNKVNVSKHLQKKLAYLPKYELNRKVLSFVETTNGDYYYTDAEGNYWNLMVYIDNSITFETVTSADVAYEGGKLIGGFLNLTSDFDASKLSEVIPKFHDMPFRFSQFEDALKVASEERIEKAKEYIDLVWSLKDEMHIIQNLKESGDIKLRVTHNDTKISNVLFDTDNKGLCVIDTDTVMPGVVHYDFGDAIRTICNSAAEDETDLDKVNFNLEYYKAYTKGFLEQVESVLTPTELKYLPLGAKTMIFIIALRFLTDYLNGDIYFKTKYPEHNLDRAKNQFKLIESMTQKMDVYSN, via the coding sequence ATGAAATTAGAACACTTACAAGAAGCTTTTAATCAGTTTAATCATAATTCAAAATTTTTATCGCATTCAGAATTAGCATCTGGTCATATAAACGATACGTATTTAGTTAAAACTTCAGCTGGAATTAATTATGTGCTTCAAAGAATAAACCATGGTGTTTTTAAAAATGTTCCTGGACTTATTTCTAATAAAGTAAATGTCAGTAAACATTTACAAAAAAAATTAGCATACCTTCCAAAATACGAATTAAATAGAAAAGTACTGTCATTTGTAGAAACTACAAACGGCGATTATTATTATACAGATGCTGAAGGTAATTATTGGAACTTAATGGTGTATATAGACAATAGCATTACATTTGAAACTGTAACTAGTGCAGATGTGGCCTATGAAGGTGGAAAATTAATAGGAGGGTTTTTAAATTTAACAAGCGATTTTGATGCGAGTAAACTATCGGAAGTGATTCCAAAATTTCACGATATGCCCTTCCGTTTTTCTCAATTTGAAGATGCTTTAAAAGTTGCTTCAGAAGAAAGAATAGAAAAAGCTAAAGAGTATATAGATCTTGTTTGGAGTTTAAAAGATGAGATGCATATTATTCAAAATTTAAAAGAATCTGGAGATATAAAATTAAGAGTTACTCATAATGATACTAAAATATCAAACGTGCTTTTTGATACTGATAACAAAGGCTTGTGTGTAATAGATACCGATACGGTAATGCCTGGTGTTGTACATTATGATTTTGGAGATGCAATTAGAACTATTTGTAATTCTGCGGCCGAAGATGAAACAGATTTAGATAAAGTAAATTTTAACTTAGAATATTATAAGGCTTATACAAAAGGATTTTTAGAACAAGTTGAATCTGTATTAACACCAACAGAATTAAAATATTTGCCACTTGGTGCAAAAACAATGATTTTTATAATAGCACTTCGATTTTTAACAGATTATTTAAACGGAGATATTTATTTTAAAACTAAATATCCAGAACATAATTTAGATAGAGCAAAAAATCAATTTAAATTAATTGAAAGTATGACTCAAAAAATGGATGTTTATAGCAACTAA
- a CDS encoding sugar phosphate nucleotidyltransferase encodes METSKLKPTLVILAAGMGSRYGGLKQLDTFTPEGATIIDFSIYDALQAGFGKFVFIIRKSFEKEFKAIFDKKLEGKAEVVYVFQEIDDVPEQYQNPERTKPWGTGHALLMTKDVVKENFAIINADDFYGKEAFKVMAQELVKIDPNSYNFNMMGYLLKNTVSEHGFVSRGECEVDENGFLTEINERLHIEKVNNYLIRKDENGVFVPIDGDAVVSMNFWGFTPKCFEFGASLFEKFLEENKGNLKAEFFIPLIVSEILKSGKATVEVLKSDAKWFGVTYKEDKEIVQKEIELLQKNKSYPAKLW; translated from the coding sequence TTGGAAACAAGTAAATTAAAACCTACTTTGGTGATTTTAGCTGCAGGAATGGGAAGCCGTTATGGTGGGCTAAAACAACTTGATACTTTTACCCCTGAAGGGGCAACCATTATAGACTTTTCAATTTATGATGCATTACAAGCCGGATTCGGTAAATTTGTGTTTATTATTAGAAAAAGTTTTGAAAAAGAGTTTAAAGCAATTTTTGATAAAAAATTGGAAGGAAAAGCTGAAGTTGTTTATGTTTTTCAAGAAATTGATGATGTTCCAGAACAATATCAGAATCCCGAAAGAACCAAACCATGGGGTACAGGTCATGCACTTTTAATGACTAAAGATGTTGTAAAAGAAAATTTTGCAATTATTAATGCAGATGATTTTTATGGAAAGGAAGCCTTTAAAGTAATGGCGCAAGAGCTGGTTAAAATAGATCCTAATTCATATAATTTTAATATGATGGGATATTTGTTGAAAAATACAGTTTCAGAGCATGGTTTTGTTTCTAGAGGTGAATGTGAGGTTGATGAAAATGGTTTTTTAACAGAAATAAATGAAAGGCTTCATATAGAAAAAGTGAATAACTACCTTATAAGAAAAGATGAAAATGGTGTATTTGTTCCAATTGATGGAGATGCTGTAGTTTCTATGAATTTTTGGGGTTTTACACCTAAGTGTTTCGAGTTTGGAGCTTCGCTTTTTGAAAAGTTTCTTGAAGAAAATAAAGGGAATTTAAAAGCTGAGTTTTTTATACCTTTAATTGTAAGTGAAATTTTAAAATCTGGAAAAGCAACTGTTGAAGTATTAAAATCGGATGCTAAATGGTTTGGAGTTACTTATAAAGAGGATAAAGAAATAGTTCAAAAGGAAATTGAACTTTTGCAAAAGAATAAAAGTTATCCAGCAAAACTTTGGTAA
- a CDS encoding LacI family DNA-binding transcriptional regulator, which yields MKKYTIKDIAQLAGVSKGTVDRVLHKRGKVSEIALEKVTKILNEIDYRPNPIAKNLKSNKIYKLAVILPDAQKDSYWEPCTGAIKEVESEFQHFGIEIKKYVFDATETSTFIKTSLEVIATLPDAILMVPLFQKEASKIAAKCTENNIKVSTFNNFIDSSYSNNFIGQDLYQSGRVAAKLMDMLLKKGTIGIIHIDEDYQNATHLQEKEKGFRSYFKSLKTSDYKITTVNLNYKKSEIFNASIDSFLEKNPNINGLFVTISKSYVVVEALKEKANTIAIVGYDLVKKNIDYLKQGQIDFLIHQNPKQQVYLGLSYLVEHFLFDKQIPPQLLLPLDIINSENIEGYLT from the coding sequence ATGAAAAAATATACGATTAAAGATATTGCTCAACTTGCAGGTGTTTCTAAAGGTACTGTTGATAGAGTTTTACATAAGCGTGGAAAAGTTTCTGAAATTGCCTTAGAAAAAGTAACTAAAATTTTAAATGAAATTGATTATAGACCAAACCCAATTGCTAAAAACTTAAAAAGCAATAAAATATACAAATTGGCTGTAATTTTACCAGATGCACAAAAAGACTCCTATTGGGAACCTTGTACTGGTGCTATAAAAGAAGTTGAAAGTGAGTTTCAACACTTTGGCATTGAAATTAAAAAGTATGTTTTTGATGCAACAGAAACAAGTACATTTATTAAAACTTCATTAGAAGTTATAGCTACCTTACCCGATGCTATTTTAATGGTACCATTATTTCAAAAAGAAGCTTCTAAAATTGCTGCAAAATGCACAGAAAACAACATAAAAGTATCTACATTCAATAACTTTATTGATTCAAGTTATTCAAATAATTTTATTGGTCAAGATTTATATCAAAGCGGAAGGGTAGCTGCAAAATTAATGGATATGTTGTTAAAAAAAGGAACTATTGGAATTATACATATAGATGAGGATTACCAAAACGCAACGCATTTACAAGAAAAAGAAAAAGGATTTAGAAGTTATTTTAAATCGTTGAAAACATCAGATTACAAGATAACCACTGTTAATTTAAATTATAAAAAATCGGAAATTTTTAATGCATCAATTGATTCTTTTTTAGAAAAAAATCCAAATATAAATGGTCTTTTCGTAACCATCTCTAAATCTTATGTAGTAGTTGAAGCTCTTAAAGAAAAAGCAAACACTATAGCTATTGTTGGATATGATCTTGTTAAAAAAAATATTGATTATTTAAAACAAGGACAAATTGATTTTTTAATCCATCAAAACCCTAAGCAACAGGTATATTTAGGTTTGAGTTATTTAGTTGAGCATTTTTTATTTGACAAACAAATTCCACCGCAACTTTTATTGCCTTTAGATATTATTAATTCTGAGAATATTGAGGGGTATTTAACCTAG
- a CDS encoding DUF3472 domain-containing protein, which translates to MKKNLDISLIIVYLYSIAILGISCSKTNQESSIIEEPTPPVTEEPEQSEAPTKDDLIIFIPCEGNSWVVDNPTATTNMVVEGGIKNWSNTTDRIRTYFYATATGDIDVGLNAKFTGTTKLKVTLGNVSKEVSFESSSTTIKHVIATFNITEIGYHYVELEGVSKTGNTFGEISDIILGDTVWTSHIDYVEADWFYWGRRGPSVHLNFDEPAGKDITWFYNEITVPEGSDPIGSYFMANGFSSGYFGMQVNSETERRILFSVWSAYDTQDPSQIPKEYTVLPLGYGDGVTVGEFGNEGSGAQSYFVYDWKPDVTYKFLLKGESNAENSIDYTAYFYAPEIGDWKLIASFRRPFPTGAHLTGLHSFLENFETKTGSLTRKANYSNQWMYDTEGNWSEATSAKFTIDNTGASGVRFDYDGGSEGDSFYLRNCGFFSDNKKTNTQFIRPSEGVTPIIDFSALEVPELPVEASYTYLDSASWSVIEYSSQEDNGGEGTTGLAKDIIDGDITTYWHSCWVGDCTATSPHYIIVDMGMLKSVDGFGFVQRQSLSRAVKDVEIQVSTDNLTWESLGDFSIDKTIVTQNINVNNTKAFRYFKFIAKSSHDGTENAAMAEIKAYIFD; encoded by the coding sequence ATGAAAAAAAATCTAGATATATCTTTAATCATTGTTTATTTATATAGTATTGCAATATTGGGAATTTCTTGTAGTAAGACAAATCAAGAAAGCTCAATTATTGAAGAACCGACCCCTCCAGTTACAGAAGAGCCAGAACAATCAGAGGCTCCAACTAAAGATGATTTAATAATTTTTATACCCTGTGAAGGAAATAGTTGGGTGGTTGATAATCCAACAGCTACAACAAATATGGTGGTAGAAGGTGGAATTAAAAACTGGTCAAATACTACTGATAGAATTAGAACTTATTTTTATGCTACTGCTACAGGAGATATAGATGTTGGGCTGAATGCTAAATTTACAGGGACCACTAAATTAAAAGTAACACTGGGTAATGTTTCTAAAGAAGTATCTTTTGAATCTTCAAGTACTACTATTAAACATGTGATTGCCACTTTTAATATTACAGAAATAGGGTATCATTATGTAGAGTTAGAAGGTGTTTCTAAAACAGGAAATACATTTGGAGAAATTTCAGATATCATATTAGGTGATACTGTTTGGACTTCACATATTGATTATGTGGAAGCAGATTGGTTTTATTGGGGAAGAAGAGGTCCGTCTGTTCATTTAAATTTTGATGAACCAGCAGGTAAAGATATTACTTGGTTTTATAATGAAATAACCGTTCCAGAGGGTAGTGATCCTATAGGTTCCTATTTTATGGCAAATGGATTTTCTTCAGGTTATTTTGGGATGCAAGTGAATTCTGAAACTGAACGACGAATTTTATTTTCAGTTTGGAGTGCTTATGATACGCAAGACCCAAGTCAAATACCAAAAGAATATACAGTTTTACCATTGGGTTATGGAGATGGAGTTACGGTAGGTGAATTTGGAAATGAAGGTTCTGGAGCACAAAGTTATTTTGTGTACGATTGGAAACCAGATGTAACGTATAAATTTTTATTAAAAGGAGAATCTAATGCAGAGAATTCTATTGATTATACGGCATACTTTTACGCACCTGAAATTGGAGATTGGAAATTAATAGCAAGTTTTAGAAGACCATTTCCTACAGGTGCACATTTAACAGGGTTGCATTCGTTTTTAGAAAATTTTGAAACTAAAACTGGAAGTTTAACTAGAAAAGCGAACTATTCAAACCAATGGATGTATGATACTGAAGGGAATTGGAGTGAAGCTACCTCAGCCAAATTTACAATAGATAATACTGGTGCTAGTGGAGTTCGTTTCGATTATGATGGAGGTTCAGAAGGAGATTCTTTTTATTTAAGAAATTGTGGTTTTTTTAGTGATAATAAAAAGACAAATACACAATTTATTAGACCATCAGAAGGTGTCACTCCTATTATAGATTTTTCAGCTTTAGAAGTGCCTGAGTTGCCAGTTGAAGCTTCTTATACATATTTAGATAGCGCATCTTGGTCTGTAATTGAATATAGCTCACAAGAAGATAATGGAGGAGAGGGAACCACAGGTTTAGCTAAAGATATTATAGATGGTGATATTACTACATACTGGCACTCTTGTTGGGTTGGTGATTGTACAGCAACATCACCTCATTATATAATTGTTGATATGGGAATGTTAAAGTCAGTAGATGGTTTTGGTTTTGTTCAAAGGCAATCTCTATCAAGAGCTGTAAAAGATGTTGAAATTCAGGTGAGTACTGATAATTTAACTTGGGAAAGTTTAGGAGATTTTTCAATTGATAAAACTATAGTTACCCAAAATATTAATGTAAATAATACTAAAGCATTTAGGTACTTTAAGTTTATTGCAAAATCTTCTCATGATGGAACAGAAAATGCAGCTATGGCTGAAATAAAGGCATATATTTTTGATTAA
- a CDS encoding DUF3472 domain-containing protein, with translation MNKKIIFSYLILSLLLLVGDACKNTKVTSDKTEETIETETSISIPTLANSWVVNNPKATRLVIGKRGIKNWTNATDKIRTYFYAKDIGVINVGLNAKFTGASKLKVTLGGASKEIDLEASESVSKYAIGTFNIAEPGYHYLELEGISKSGDTFGEISEILLGDASWESKISFATKDWSYWGRRGPSVHLSFEKPADKNIKWFYNEITVPEGNDPIGSYFMANGFSSGYFGMQVNTETERRILFSVWSAYDTQDPKQIPKEYSVLPLGNGDGVTVGEFGNEGSGAQSYFVYDWKPNVTYKFLLKGESNAENSIDYTAYFYAPEVGDWKLIASFRRPFPTGSHLTRLHSFLENFSTSTGDKSRSVKYTNQWMYDTEGNWNEATAAKFTIDNTGASGVRFDYDGGSEGDSFYLRNCGFFSDNEVPNTKFTRVSGGAAPTIDFSTLEVPNIKITR, from the coding sequence ATGAACAAAAAAATCATCTTTTCATACCTGATTTTAAGTTTGTTATTACTTGTTGGTGATGCATGTAAAAATACCAAGGTAACTTCAGATAAAACTGAAGAAACTATAGAAACCGAAACTAGCATTTCTATACCAACACTAGCAAATAGTTGGGTTGTAAATAACCCAAAAGCTACAAGATTAGTTATAGGTAAAAGAGGAATTAAAAATTGGACAAATGCTACAGATAAAATTAGAACCTATTTTTACGCTAAGGATATAGGAGTTATAAATGTTGGACTTAATGCTAAATTTACAGGGGCAAGCAAACTTAAAGTAACGTTGGGAGGTGCTTCAAAAGAAATTGATTTAGAAGCTTCAGAATCAGTTAGTAAATATGCAATAGGAACTTTTAATATTGCAGAACCAGGCTATCATTATTTAGAATTAGAAGGGATTTCAAAATCAGGAGATACTTTTGGAGAAATTTCTGAAATTTTATTGGGAGATGCTTCTTGGGAATCTAAAATAAGTTTTGCAACTAAAGACTGGTCATATTGGGGAAGACGAGGACCATCGGTACATTTAAGTTTTGAAAAACCAGCAGATAAAAATATAAAGTGGTTTTATAACGAAATTACTGTTCCTGAAGGAAATGACCCTATAGGTTCCTATTTTATGGCAAATGGATTTTCTTCTGGTTATTTTGGTATGCAAGTAAATACAGAAACTGAAAGACGTATTTTATTTTCGGTCTGGAGTGCTTATGATACACAAGATCCAAAACAAATACCAAAAGAATACTCTGTTTTACCGCTTGGTAATGGAGATGGTGTTACAGTAGGTGAGTTTGGTAATGAAGGTTCTGGAGCGCAAAGTTATTTTGTGTACGATTGGAAACCAAATGTAACCTATAAATTTTTACTAAAAGGAGAATCTAATGCAGAGAATTCCATAGATTATACAGCATATTTTTACGCACCTGAGGTTGGAGATTGGAAATTAATAGCAAGTTTTAGAAGACCATTCCCAACAGGTTCACATTTAACAAGATTGCATTCGTTTTTAGAAAACTTTTCAACTTCTACAGGAGATAAAAGTAGAAGTGTTAAATATACAAACCAATGGATGTATGACACAGAAGGTAATTGGAATGAAGCTACTGCTGCTAAATTTACTATCGATAATACTGGTGCAAGTGGAGTTCGGTTCGATTATGATGGAGGTTCAGAAGGGGATTCTTTTTACTTAAGAAATTGCGGATTTTTTAGTGATAATGAAGTTCCAAATACTAAGTTTACTAGAGTGTCGGGAGGTGCTGCTCCAACAATTGATTTTTCAACTTTAGAAGTACCTAATATAAAAATCACTCGATAG